Within Solea solea chromosome 1, fSolSol10.1, whole genome shotgun sequence, the genomic segment GTGTTGTCGGGTGGTCCTCTCAAACCTGGCATGTCCATATTGCAGGGGGGTACTGTCTTGAATCAGGCAAGTCCAGGACAAGCTCAAGTAAAGGGTGGAGGGGTACAGAGATTGCTACAATCTCCCAATGGTCCAGTGAAACAGTTGCTGCTTACTTCCATGCCACAGCAGACGCAAGGACAGATTCAGGTGCAGATTCCAGCCCAAGCACAGATGGTTCACGGCCAGACTCAAGTCCAAGTTCAGCCGCAGGCCCAGGCCACACAAATCCAGGTACAGGCCCAGGGCCAAGCTGCACAGATCCAAGGCCAGACAACTCAAATCCAGGTCCAGGCTCAGACCCAGGTGCAGCTCCAGCCAGCCATGCAGGCCCATGTAAGAACCACCTCTTCTTCCACCATAGACCACTAGATATCACCACCTAGTATTACAGCAGGTGATGCTGGGTGGTTTTCAGGGTTGTAGCTAAGATTCACAAACTGAATATGTAggtctgtatttgtataacTTTAATGATGAGTCTCATTCCTTGTATGTGACTCTAGGGTGCTGAAGGAAAACGGATAACCCTGGTTCTCCAGCAGCCCTCTCAGTCTGGCTCTGCTGCCTCAGTGGGTCAGGCTGTTTCAGCCCAGCAGCAGGTCACAGGGggtcaacagcagcagacaccGACTAGACTGGTGTTGGGTCAGCTCCCTGGAGGCAAACTGGTGCTCCAGGGAAGCCAGCTGGCTGCACTAACCCAGGCTCGGGCTGCAGGTCAGGCCGGAGGGCAGCCCAAAGTCCTCACAATTCAGCtacaggtgcagcagcagcccaACCAACAAGGAGGAGTCAAGGTGAGGAATACATTTTTTAGAGTTTGATGGTACCATCAGATTAGGGTTGGACAATTATTCAATAACGGCACATAATGGTTATATTATTTGACACTGATGTTTTTCCTATATTGTGTAAACACCGTTTGAGACAACAGATGATCGGTGAAAACTGTTGTCTTCTGTCTGTATAGAATTTTAAAACCACGGTTGACCCTAACCCTACAACATTTTTTGTGACCTTTCACTCAGGAGTAGAGCTACTCGCCATGATTATTGATATGGATTGATTTGACACTTTTTCGCAGTATCACCCAGCCCTACGCCATATGTTTTCAGTCCATCttacatgtatatatttctTATCGCTCTAGTTTTTTCTGGTCTTTTGTGACTAAGTACCCCTGAGATCCTGACTCTTTCTTGTTTTAAGGTGTTGTGGTGTCTTAAGAATTAGTGCAAACTTCCAGTTCATCTCCATTTATACAGATGGAGTcagtcagttttgtttttagtaattttttccccccaaattgATTCAGTGTTGCAATATACCTGTGTATTTTTGTTATAAGCCAACGTTTCAACCATTTTCCAATTTTCACAAAAATTGCTGTTTTCTAAAATCTGATCCCCTGTGATATGTTGTCGTTTAGTAAAATGCCTGCAGCTAAAACAAACTCTCTGATACTAGTGTTATTGGGGAATTATGTatttaatatcacattttctgGTCCTCTTGACACGACGTTTACAGTTTCAGATTAAAAACATTAGCACCCTGGCATTGCATTTCTACCAGTATAATCGCATTCATTTAATTTGACACGTTCTACTGAATAGTAAATCATAACTATCACTGAGTTGAATCAGTCTACATCTAGGGTGGGTTTCTGTTGAGTgcactgttgttgtttactgTCATGGCTGTATTGGCACTAACATCTAAGCACCTTCGTTGCATTTTGTGAAATGCACTAGTTTGCTGCTTTAGCCAGTGCTAGTGATTAAAAGGTCAATTTTGAATTTAATCTCTGTGTGATCACAACAGAAGGAAAATTAGCACAAAAGTTAAGCAAAGCATCTATCAGAGGTGCCTTTTATCAACTTCAAGTGTGaaattaatattaatttttctgtgtgattattttcaaaGGAATCATTGACTTGaccagtcttttttttattcactctcacagtacCAGCTGATTTCAGGAGCAGGAAATGCTGGTAACCCACAGGTGTTGCAGATCTCACAGGGCCAAGGAGGACAACGAGTTGCAGTGCCAATCAAAATGCTTCTTCAGCCACAGGTACACCTCATACTGCTTTGCATTCTTGTTTTCTAATATTACACAGAAAACATCAAAGCTTAAGTTTttgtacaaaaaagaaaacagacaagcTGAAACTGTAAAATATGCCCGTTGTCTTTGATACAGACAACCGTGGTATCTTCAGCTGGTGGCACGGTCTCTGTGGTGAAGGTAATAAACACATCTGCAGCAggcccctccaccaccaccaccacttcgTCCCAGGCCATTCGCATCACCAAGGCCCCAGGCGAGCCTGCCTCAGTTCGACGAGTAGAAATCTTGTGCAAGCAGGAGAAGGCCAACCGTATTGTGGCTGAGGCTATAGCCCGGGCCAAGGCACGTGGTGAGAAGAACCTACCCAGAGTCCTGAATCAGGATGAGCTTCCATCAACCCAGACCTCTCCCGAGATAGGGGGCACCATAACTGTGGTGTCTGCTCCTAAGAAAAAGAACAGTGGCGGAAGCAAGAAGAAAAGTCCTGTTGCTGGTGGAGCAACACCCAAACCTGTAGGAGGAGCTGATAAAAAGAGCAAAGTGAAGACACCGGGAGGAACATCTGGAGTGGCTGGAGGAACAGTAACACCTGGGACAGGAAGCAAGAGCAAAAGCAAAACTAAGACAAAGTAAGTGATGTGTTTGCAGTTAGCAGGTGTTGGAATGACTTAAACCTAacttattttagtttgaaaaagtATCATCatagaaaatgttattttatccTTTACCTGCAGCACTATTACTCTAGTGGgagcaaagaaaaggaagagaaatGCTTCCTCGGACCATTCTGATGGGGAGTTGAGTCCGGCCTCACCTGCTACACTGGAAGATGACATGATTATGGTACACGCACTCTCACGCATGTCCacaattttgaaataaaaagcacaatttGGTCAACTTAAATGACAATTTGTTTGCAATTTACTCCAACTATTATCACACAAAGAATGAAGAATTTGTTGTATATTAAAGCAACAAACCTGAATCCAGTTATCTTTGAGCAAACTTTGGCATTGCTATACACACTTTATCTTTATTGGAAAATACATTGAACTAACATTTGAAAAGATAAAAGTTAGACTTAAGATCCTCTTGCTGACACTGTTTGTAGatcattttgaagtggaaaaaCTACTATGAAGAATAAGAAGAACACATCCATTTGAAACAAGTTGTTGTGTGAAGCCATGAATGTGTCTATTTGTTACTTGATATTTTGGGAGAAAATAACACCTAGCACATAGTTGAACCCCAAAAATCTTGACGCACGCCTCTCTTTTCTGGCCAGAAGAGGCGCTCCAATCGTgtggtgaagaggaagaagtaCACAGAGGACCTGGATATCAAAATAacagatgatgaggatgagcagGAAGATGTAGATGTTACTACGACTGCAGCAGCTGTCGCCTCCATCAGTGgcagcacagcagcacagcTTAAACAGGAAATGGAGCTGGACGGTGATGGGCAGCCCACCATGCAGTTCTTTGTGGTGAGTGTAGAACTATTGTTTATTGTAATAGTTATTTCCTCTCGGgaaaatttgaaagaaaactaCTGCATAAAAGTTGTATATTATCTGAAAGTTTATGTgagctgtgtgtttgcagtgtaaTTTTTGTATATTATAAATTTAAATCTTATGTGTCACTTCAAATTAATTCCAGGAAAATCCAAGTGAAGAAGATGCTGCGATTGTGGACAAAGTTCTTTCCATGAGGTTAACCAAAAAAGAAGtatgttttatacatttaaagttTTGCTCTAAGCTTGTTAAAATCCTGCGTTCATATTGTAAATAATATCCTAATTACCTGGTCTTCTCTTTTTAGGTGTGCCCAGGCCAGTACACCACTGTTGAAGAATTCTTTGTGAAATACAAGAACTAGTAAGTTTAATTTTCTCATTAAATAACTTGACATTTGTGCTTGACCAGTTTTGTTTCTTGAATGTTGAAAACtggacttcctgttttgttttttccagttCGTATTTACACTGTGAATGGGCCAGCATGCAACAGTTGGAGAAGGATAAGAGGATCCACCAGAAGATCAAGAGATTCAAGACTAAACACGCACAAATGAGACACATCTTCCAAGAGGTGAGAGAGGGACACATGCTAAAACCTCCTATTTTGTAGTTCAACTGCTTggattacacattttattttttgctgctATTGTCTTTAATTGTGTGGGTTCTTTTAAGGAGGAGGAGCCTTTTAATCCTGACTATATTGAAGCAGACAGGATCCTAGATGTGTCCCATAGTGTGGACAAAGACAACGGAGAGGTGAGAGAATAAGAAATCGCTGAATAAAAGAGAGTTCTCCCTAAGTCATGTCTTTGAActataaaatatgactttttcatgaagtttaatttttaaatacttcctcttctttcccctATAGCCTGTTATCTACTACCTGGTGAAGTGGTGCTCCCTGCCTTATGAAGATGCCACTTGGGAGCTGAAGGAAGATGTAGACGAGGGCAAGGTTGAGGAGTTCGGCAAACTCCAAAACCGACAACCTCGTCTGAAGAAAATGGTGCGTCAGCAGCAGTTTTTATTTCTAACCACCTATTTGTTTGCACATTTTGAATTTCCTACtcatgaaaagcaaaaaaattaaagaaaaatgatatataataatTTACCTCAAAATTCaattaattcaattattaatattacaaaATTCCGTGTTATACCTCTTTGgcacataaataacacatgcgGGCACATTATAATGAATTCTCTTCAGTCTTATTTAtgtagagcagtggttcccagATTTTTCACAGTCCCCTACCCCTTCAGACATTTGCCCTTCAGCCATGTACCCCCTAAGTCTGCCTGTAAGCTTGATGATCTTGTCGTGcctgatatttatttaatttcctttacCTTCCCTCTCGTCAGGCTCGGCCTCCTGCTAGTTCGTGGAAGAAACTGGAAGAGACTAGAGAGTACAAGAATGGGAACATACTCAGAGAGTACCAACTGGAAGGAGTCAACTGGCTGCTCTTCAACTGGTACAACAGGTATttatcacacacagtcacttttTCACACTGCAATGTTACTGGGTGTGGTGCTTTCATTTAAGAAGTATCAGTAGAAATGACTGATGTAGTTGAGCACAACCTAAAGGaacaacatgaaaaatgttTAATCTGTATTTTGTACCCTTAAGATGATTGTTAATTGATCCTCAGCATTCATATTTCTTTCTCATCTCTCAGGCAGAATTGTATCCTGGCAGACGAGATGGGTCTGGGCAAGACTATCCAGTCCATTGCACTGCTGTCTGAGGTGTATAATGTTGGAATCCAAGGCCCCTTCCTTGTTATTGCTCCACTCTCCACCATCACTAACTGGGAGAGAGAGTTCTCCACATGGACCAACATGAACGCCATCGTCTACCATGGGAGCTTGGCCAGCCGTCAGATGATCCAGCAGTATGAGATGTACAGCAAGGACGACAAGGTAGCATCATTGATGACTGTTGTTGTCTTTTGACTTTACTGATGTCACATGTTTCTAATGAAAATGATTCTGCCCATAGGATCATTTGATTCCTGGTGCATACAAGTTTGATGCCCTCATCACAACCTTTGAGATGGTGTTGTCCGACTGTCCTGAGCTGAGGGAAATCTCGTGGCGTTGTGTCATCATTGATGAGGCTCATCGCCTCAAGAATCGCAACTGCAAGCTTTTGGACAGCTTGAAGATGATGGATCAGGTGAGAGGACCCCAGCTAATGCTTCATGACTGTTACCACTCGTCAGATGTGTGGAGAAGAACAGGAGCTCTGCTGCTCTAGCAGCCTTATTACTGGTCCTCCTCCACTACCCCGCTTCCCTTAATCTCTACCTTTTTCCCTGTGTCCTGTTTTTTCTCACAGGAACACAAAGTGTTATTGACCGGCACTCCTCTTCAGAACACTGTGGAGGAACTCTTCAGTTTACTCCATTTCCTGGAGCCAGCTCAGTTCCCCTCTGAGACAGAGTTCCTCAGAGACTTTGGAGACCTGAAAACAGAAGAACAGGTATGAAATACACTCATGTTGACAGATATCCTGAGAGTCATTGGGTGTTAAAACATTATATTTCCTAATATTTAATTGTTATTGTTCAGCTGTCATTGAGCCAGTgctttgttttggtcttttaGGTTCAGAAGCTACAGGCCATCTTGAAACCTATGATGTTAAGAAGGCTAAAGGAGGATGTTGAGAAGAACTTAGCACCCAAACAGGAGACCATCATTGAGGTACTTACTTTGAAATTGTCATTTCCTTTATGcactcatttgtttgtgttttattgacatCAATAACAACTGATGTGAAATCAAGTAACAGTTTGTGACgagttatttaaaaaacaaacaaacattgagccttgtgaatgaaatgaaaacacaagatGCAAAGAGAAAAACCTGCTATGGTCCACAGAGCTCTTAACAGAACTtgttgaaaatgattaaaacaacaattgtACTACATGTACGTTTGCTATTGAATTTTTGAAAACTGAAACTTTCCCCCCAGGTTGAGTTGACTGATGTCCAGAAGAAGTATTATCGAGCCATCTTGGAacgaaacttcagtttcctcagTTTAGGGGCAACCAGTAACAGCAATGTCCCTAACCTGCTCAACACTATGATGGAGCTACGCAAGTGCTGCAACCACCCCTACCTCATCAATGGTATTGTTTTGTAGATGGTGTTCAAAGTTTTACATTTATCCTCTTTGCTGTAGTTAGTGTGATATACAGCATTCTACATACATCtacatatttttgtttctgtttcgtTTTATTACCCTTTCCACTAACTAATAAGAAGTTTGCCGTTCCACTCAAAATAAGTTGACAGCTACTATTTATTAGTGCTATTTCATTAGGCTAAGAAAATAGTACTGCAGAAAATGCAATTGACTCTTTTCAACATATTTCCTGCAGAAAATAAAGCTCCATTGTCACATTGTGTGGAATTGCATTGACTAGATAATATTTTGTAATGTTTGACTTTGTAAAGTGACTGAGGGAAAAGTTGTTGCAGAGTAATAATTCAAATGTTGCGCACGTTTGTTCATTTAATCTTGACTTTGAACATTTGCTTCCACCCCCAGAGAGCTAATAAATTTAGAGGAAAGgtttaaacaatacatttacaGATATTTTGTAAATTCAGCACATTGAGCAATATCttaaattctctctctctgtctctgtctttctgtcttctaGGTGCAGAGGAGAAGATAGTAGCCGAGCTGCGGCAGGTTTACGACCCCATGGCCTCGGACTTCCATTTGCAGGCCCTGATTCGCTCAGCAGGCAAGCTGGTGCTGCTAGACAAGCTGCTGCCTCGCCTAAAGGCTGGTGGCCACAAAGTGCTGATCTTCTCTCAGATGGTGCGCTGCTTAGACATTTTGGAGGACTACCTCATCAACAAAAGGTATGAGAGTCGTGGTTGCTTTTTTATGTGAATGATCAATGATATTCATTCTAGTTTATACATGTGATTGGAGgcaatatttattcatattatgCATCGATATGTTCATGttgctatttcttttttttcttttcacagatACCTTTATGAGCGTATTGATGGCAGAGTGCGTGGAAACCTGCGCCAGGCTGCCATCGACCGCTTTAGTAAACCTGACTCAGACCGCTTCGTCTTCCTGCTGTGTACCCGAGCTGGCGGTTTGGGTATTAacctcactgctgctgacaCCTGTGTTATATTTGACTCTGACTGGAACCCTCAAAATGACCTGCAGGTACAAGACTGTGCTATTTACAAAGTAACAGTTTCGTTAGACCTCAAGAACTACAAATTACTTGAGAGATGCATGCAatttttgattaattgatttctttattatgaaTCAATCAATGAAAGTTTTTTACTCTTCACTTATCACATTCAATCCACAGCTCCCCTGACCcttctggttttttttctcctgctccaGGCCCAAGCAAGGTGTCATCGTATCGGTCAATCGAAGGCAGTTAAAGTCTACCGCCTGATTACCAGGAACTCCTATGAGAGGGAGATGCTGGATAAAGCAAGTCTGAAGCTTGGGCTGGACCGTGCCGTCCTGCAGAGCATGAGTGGCAACAAGGAGAGTAACGTCAATGGGGTGAGAAAACTACTAGTCATTAACCAAAACCAGGCTATTTTTTAGGTCCGTCTCAATTCATGGTATCTTTTTGAGTATTTTGTTATATGATTTAAAGCTGGCATTCAGAGCTCAAAGTATCCTATTATCCTTTGCTCTGCAGCAGTCCAGCTGTTGACAATAGCACACCTACAGGTGcatttttacaatttaaaaaaaaaaaaagaagaaaaaagcaaatTAAGCTCAAGCTAACACATAGTGGATGAAAAATCTATACTGTCCCCGTTCCAGCTCTTAACAGTGTCATATATTGTATGATTGTCCATGTAATCCTCATTAGATCCAGCAGTTCTCTAAGAAGGAGATAGAGGACCTCCTGAGAAAAGGAGCGTATGCCGCCATCATGGATGAGAATGATGAGGGCAGTCGCTTTTGTGAGGAGGATATTGATCAGATCCTTCAGCGAAGAGCCACCACCATTACCATTGAGAGTGAGGGCAAGGGCTCCACCTTCTCCAAGGCCAGCTTTGTCGCCTCCGAAAACCGCAATGACATCGCCCTGGACGACCCTGAATTTTGGGAGAAGTGGGCAAAGAAGGCCGACATAGATATGGACACCATCAACCGCAAggtaaagaataaaaaaaaataaaaacagtgtgaTCCATGTGTTTGATATGTAGTGAGTCAAACATGTCACTTGGAGCAGGCTTTGCTACATTCCTGATGAGAGGAGATGTTTCAGAGCTGATTGTAATGAACAACTCATGCATttttattgccttgttttggtttggtaattttaaatgaatataaattcCATTGTGATatgaaataaaacttttcaggaataaaaagacaaaacacaatgCAGTAGGCTTGCTTCCTTTGTGGCCCGGTTTGGCCCAGACCAGGGCCTGGTAGAATTGGAAATTCCTTATCGAGTTGTATTCATGTTGATGAGCTTGAATATCTAAATGTTAATTCCTGTTGGATTACTTTTCCCTCCCACAGAACACCCTTGTGATAGACACTCCCAGAGTACGCAAGCAGACTCGACAATTTTCCAGTTTACGAGGCGAGGGTGGAGACCTGTCTGATTTGGAAAGCGATGATGAGTATCCACCTGCCAATTCCAGACAGTCTCGTTCTTCCCGGCGCGCTGACCGCCATAGTGGAGGAGGATACGGCCGCACAGACTGCTTCCGGGTCGAGAAACACCTTCTTGTCTATGGGTAAATAAACAATAGCTTTCAGTATAAAAGTGTTACTCTTAACTCCCATCCCGTGTTTTCACCTTATTTCGTATTTTGTTCTTGTGCAGTTGGGGACGTTGGAGAGACATCCTGTCACATGCTAGATGTAAGCGACGTTTGAGTGAGCGGGATGTTGAGACGATCTGCCGTGTCATCCTGGTCTTTTGTCTGCTTCACTACCGCGGAGATGAGAACATCAAGAGCTTCATCTGGGAGCTCATCACTCCGCCGGAGAATGGGTGTGGACCAACAACTCTACTCAACCACTCTGGTAAGAGGCTGCACACAGAATATTCAAAACATTTCTGAGGCTATGAGTGTGTTTGTCGTTGAAAActgtttcaaattaaaagctgtGTTTAAATACCTCCTTTAATATTCATCTTCTTTCTACCACCAAGGACTGTCTATCCCCGTACCAAGAGGCAGGAAGGGTAAAAGGGTAAAGGCCCAGAGCACATTTGATGTTCAGAAAGTGGAGTGGATCCGAAAGTACAACCCTGACACTCTTCTTCTGGATGAGAGCTACCGCAAACATCTCAAGCACCAGTGCAACAAGTCAGTAAAGCTGAGCCAGCTGTTAATGTATTCATGTGTTTGCCTTCTCATCTATGTTCAAACATTAAAACGTCTCACCTCTTTGCTGCAGGGTATTGCTCAGGGTGCGTATGCTCTACTACCTGAAGCAGGAAGTGATTGGCGAACATGCCGACACCGTTCTGAAAGGAGCTGTCATAAGGTATATAATGCATTCCTTTACACATTGAATATACTTTACCTCCTTAATATAAGACTCAAATTCAGTAAAATATTGATGCTTTTTCCAGGGAGCTTGATATCTGGATGCCTGAGATGGAGCAACAGGAAGTGCCAGCAGGATGGTGGGATTCTGAGGCAGACCGCTCACTGCTCTCTGGTGTATTCAAACATGGTACATTCTCTCTATATAGTCTAATTTAGTCATTTCTGATTTATGGCAAAATTTCCAGTTTGCTTGTCTCCACTTTTTGCTTtgggtttgttttagttttcaaCTGTATCCCTGTTTCCAGGTTATGAAATGTACACCACCATGCGTGCTGATCCCTGCCTCTGCTTCCTGGAGAGAGCTGGTCGACCTGATGACAAGGCCATCGATGCCGAGCAGCACACTGGTGACACTGAGATGGGGGACGAGTGAGTGGCGCCTACTTCAGATTATTCTGGTTTCCCTTTGTATTTATGTACTAAATATATTTATAGCAAACGCTACAGTCACAatagttttgtgattttttatttttttttattttgtgaaagtgGAAACTTTCTCTTTTGTCATATCTGGAGGAAATGTGCAATATTTTGGACAGTATGCTTCTTCAATGACCTGTGattgtctgttttgtgttgtgcagtGCTGACTATGATAAATACTCAGAGGACCCAGAGTTCAAACCGGCCTCAAGGCACAAAGATCTTTTCGAGGAGGTACGAGTCCAAGTCACATCCTAAACATTTGTGTCTGCACTTGTGTCTTTGCATCTTTGCAGCGGAGCTTAAAAAATGAAGTATGTGTCATTAATTGCCAGTCTGTTCTCCAGACTGACTCGATGAACGTGGATGATGAGATTTCTGTTGAGGAAAGGTCGGGGCCATTGATCACAGAAAACTTCCTGAGCCTGAGTGGTGCGAGCAACTGGCCCTCAAGCTCATCACTCACGGCAAGGTTACGCCGGCTTATCACGGCTTTCCAACGCAGCTACAGACAGGAGCAGCTGAAGATTGAAGCTGAGGCAAAGGGCGACCGCAGGCGCAGGCGGTGTGAACAAGCCAGTAAACTGAAGGAGATTGCACGGCAGGAGCGCCAGCAGAGGTACACGTACATCTTTGTAAAAATGTATGGCATGCAGATTGTGTCAAAGAGATTATTGCTTCAGAATCTTTCCTCAATTTTATCAGATGTTAATGCTCTCAGACCGACCCATCTCATTCCTGTTGTTCTCCACCTAGATGGACACGTAGAGAGGAGTGTGACTTCTACCGTGTGGTATCGACCTTTGGTGTGGTGAAGTTGAAAAAGGAACCAGATTTTCCTGAGGCCGGAGACCTTGAATTTGACTGGATTCGCTTTCGCACCTTTGCTCGCCTGGATAAAAAAACTGACGAGAGTCTCAGCCGATACTTCCGCTCTTTTGTTGCCATGTGTCGGAGGGTTTGCCACCTCCCAGGCAGAGACGGTAACTACAGTAtttgaaataattattttattcagGCTCCACATTTGTCCACAGTTCAACACCCTGCAGACAGAGACCACATTTTCTAAATATCCATGTGatttactgtactatactaCAGACTAATTTACATTTTGGTTAAATTAGAACATGTTGCGTGTCTAAGCTTTTGTGTTTTAACCTTTAATTCTCATCCAAATCAGATTCTGCAGAGAATTCCCAGACTGTGGCCCCCATCACTGAGGAGCGTGCTTCCCGTACCCTTTACCGTATTAGCCTTTTGCGTCGCCTGCGTGAGCGAGTCCTGCCCCACCCCTCCCTGGAGGAGCGACTAACCCTGGCCCTGCCGAACTCCGAGCTGCCCAGTTGGTGGAATATACCAGACCACGATCGTGAGCTGATGCTTGGTGCTGATCTGCATGGTGTCAGCCGCACTGAGCTTTCCATATTAGCAGACCCACAGTTCACCTTCAATCAGGCTAGGGAAGAGTTCATCCAGAACCAGCAggcccccccctctcctccccctccaccgCAACCAC encodes:
- the chd8 gene encoding chromodomain-helicase-DNA-binding protein 8 isoform X3 yields the protein MADPIMDLFEDTPLFNLDALPDDSFSQVSSDPVEEALKLALGQVDPPTEPESTPELMVNAGLSVPVAAPSISDPAPVQLPIQQSVPVATAQTVSIAAAPIMNPAPADTVPQIQAQTNIPIASNTTAVSSSTILLSSPLTVSSSPATTTATTTQLTQITHQLTHQLTPQQLAAIAQQAGGKIVILKGPQGQAQVLQTVSGATTQTSGKVIRVLSGGPLKPGMSILQGGTVLNQASPGQAQVKGGGVQRLLQSPNGPVKQLLLTSMPQQTQGQIQVQIPAQAQMVHGQTQVQVQPQAQATQIQVQAQGQAAQIQGQTTQIQVQAQTQVQLQPAMQAHGAEGKRITLVLQQPSQSGSAASVGQAVSAQQQVTGGQQQQTPTRLVLGQLPGGKLVLQGSQLAALTQARAAGQAGGQPKVLTIQLQVQQQPNQQGGVKYQLISGAGNAGNPQVLQISQGQGGQRVAVPIKMLLQPQTTVVSSAGGTVSVVKVINTSAAGPSTTTTTSSQAIRITKAPGEPASVRRVEILCKQEKANRIVAEAIARAKARGEKNLPRVLNQDELPSTQTSPEIGGTITVVSAPKKKNSGGSKKKSPVAGGATPKPVGGADKKSKVKTPGGTSGVAGGTVTPGTGSKSKSKTKTNTITLVGAKKRKRNASSDHSDGELSPASPATLEDDMIMRRSNRVVKRKKYTEDLDIKITDDEDEQEDVDVTTTAAAVASISGSTAAQLKQEMELDGDGQPTMQFFVENPSEEDAAIVDKVLSMRLTKKEVCPGQYTTVEEFFVKYKNYSYLHCEWASMQQLEKDKRIHQKIKRFKTKHAQMRHIFQEEEEPFNPDYIEADRILDVSHSVDKDNGEPVIYYLVKWCSLPYEDATWELKEDVDEGKVEEFGKLQNRQPRLKKMARPPASSWKKLEETREYKNGNILREYQLEGVNWLLFNWYNRQNCILADEMGLGKTIQSIALLSEVYNVGIQGPFLVIAPLSTITNWEREFSTWTNMNAIVYHGSLASRQMIQQYEMYSKDDKDHLIPGAYKFDALITTFEMVLSDCPELREISWRCVIIDEAHRLKNRNCKLLDSLKMMDQEHKVLLTGTPLQNTVEELFSLLHFLEPAQFPSETEFLRDFGDLKTEEQVQKLQAILKPMMLRRLKEDVEKNLAPKQETIIEVELTDVQKKYYRAILERNFSFLSLGATSNSNVPNLLNTMMELRKCCNHPYLINGAEEKIVAELRQVYDPMASDFHLQALIRSAGKLVLLDKLLPRLKAGGHKVLIFSQMVRCLDILEDYLINKRYLYERIDGRVRGNLRQAAIDRFSKPDSDRFVFLLCTRAGGLGINLTAADTCVIFDSDWNPQNDLQAQARCHRIGQSKAVKVYRLITRNSYEREMLDKASLKLGLDRAVLQSMSGNKESNVNGIQQFSKKEIEDLLRKGAYAAIMDENDEGSRFCEEDIDQILQRRATTITIESEGKGSTFSKASFVASENRNDIALDDPEFWEKWAKKADIDMDTINRKNTLVIDTPRVRKQTRQFSSLRGEGGDLSDLESDDEYPPANSRQSRSSRRADRHSGGGYGRTDCFRVEKHLLVYGWGRWRDILSHARCKRRLSERDVETICRVILVFCLLHYRGDENIKSFIWELITPPENGCGPTTLLNHSGLSIPVPRGRKGKRVKAQSTFDVQKVEWIRKYNPDTLLLDESYRKHLKHQCNKVLLRVRMLYYLKQEVIGEHADTVLKGAVIRELDIWMPEMEQQEVPAGWWDSEADRSLLSGVFKHGYEMYTTMRADPCLCFLERAGRPDDKAIDAEQHTGDTEMGDDADYDKYSEDPEFKPASRHKDLFEETDSMNVDDEISVEERSGPLITENFLSLSGASNWPSSSSLTARLRRLITAFQRSYRQEQLKIEAEAKGDRRRRRCEQASKLKEIARQERQQRWTRREECDFYRVVSTFGVVKLKKEPDFPEAGDLEFDWIRFRTFARLDKKTDESLSRYFRSFVAMCRRVCHLPGRDDSAENSQTVAPITEERASRTLYRISLLRRLRERVLPHPSLEERLTLALPNSELPSWWNIPDHDRELMLGADLHGVSRTELSILADPQFTFNQAREEFIQNQQAPPSPPPPPQPLSIIPLIQPKTEDDLPDVKEEVADDEARLLGAELLADLQSTPLSHHDGKVQGQGWNFKKSRGRGGRTEGGTKGERGSDSDSDSDSGSSSSEQSGSSDESGESEEEGEKAAKVCDMDEDNSLLSITASQDGIPPPDPIRVEWPKDRVLINRLDTLCTLVLTGQWPSGRRYVPEAQLNPSSDLMGDEMAFTRLIRKPSSMTAGPGAEGEDGEFTVKLLKEEGLKLTFSKQALMPNGSGESSNRKKRKDQELSDPEGLLDPLERTPRRRDPPTWLKENPDYEVEGDMLELLVNRSKRKRRRRANKVLTGSEKVKVINMRTGKKVGAAFCPMLQDLREYLEENPDNAVAPDWSDTVRSSGFLPETHFHRLLTDHSEIPKKSRRRHHHHHHHHHHHHTPEPVPEDPNLDGVEEETLVSDGAYMMDEEDLETSHHFLTSPDFDVKMMGGDSISHGDYDSSDQEALLDDVIIAQKDSDSSSSSED